One stretch of Agelaius phoeniceus isolate bAgePho1 chromosome W unlocalized genomic scaffold, bAgePho1.hap1 SUPER_W_unloc_2, whole genome shotgun sequence DNA includes these proteins:
- the LOC129123748 gene encoding olfactory receptor 14A16-like: MSNSSCIRHFLLLALADTRQLQLLHFCLLLGISLAALLGNGLIISAVACGHHLHTPMFFFLLNLALADLGSICTTVPKAMHNSLWDTSNISYTGCAAQLFFFVFCATAEYFLLTVMCYDRYVSICKPLHYGTLLGSRACAHMAAAAWASAFLYSLLHTANTFSLPLCHGNGLGQFFCEIPQILKLSCSKSHLREVGLIAVSVCLVLGCFVFIVFSYVQIFRAVLRIPSEQGRHKAFSTCLPHLAVVSLFLSTAMFSYVKPPSMSSPSLDLALSVLYSVVPPALNPLIYSLRNQELKAAVWRLMTGCFQKH; this comes from the coding sequence ATGTcgaacagcagctgcatcaggcacttcctgctgctggcattggcagacacgcggcagctgcagctcctgcacttctgcctcttgctgggcatctccctggctgccctcctgggcaacggcctcatcatcagcgccgtagcctgcggccaccacctgcacacgcccatgttcttcttcctgctcaacctggccctcgctgacctgggctccatctgcaccactgtccccaaagccatgcacaattccctctgggacaccagcaacatctcctacactggatgtgctgctcagctctttttctttgttttctgtgctacagcagagtatttcctcctgaccgtgatgtgctatgaccgctacgtgtccatctgcaaacccctgcactacgggaccctcctgggcagcagagcttgtgcccatatggcagcagctgcctgggccagtgcctttctttATTCACTGCttcacacagccaatacattttccctgcccctgtgccatggcaatggcctgggccagttcttctgtgaaatcccacagatccttaagctctcctgctccaaatcccaccTCAGGGAAGTGGGGCTCATTGCTGTTAGTGTCTGTTTGGTacttggttgttttgtgttcattgttttctcctatgtgcagatcttcagggctgtgctgaggatcccctctgagcagggacggcacaaagccttttccacctgcctccctcacctggctgtggtctccctgttcctcagcactgcaatGTTTTCCTACGTGAAGcctccctccatgtcctccccatccctggatctggccctgtcagttctgtactcggtggtgcccccagccctgaaccccctcatctacagcctgaggaaccaggagctcaaggctgcagtgtggagactgatgactggatgctttcagaaacattaa